A single genomic interval of Chlamydia sp. harbors:
- the omcB gene encoding outer membrane complex protein OmcB — protein sequence MNKLIRRAVTIFAVTSVASLFASGVLETSVAESLSTNVISLADTKAKEHVAQKGKKGKKSHHKENPIIRKEIAPVREPRASEPKQDSCFGRMYTVKVNDDRNVEIIQAVPEYATVGSPYPIEITAVGKRDCVDVIITQQLPCEAEFVSSDPMTTPTTDGKLVWKIDRLGQGERSKITVWVKPLKEGCCFTAATVCACPEVRSVTKCGQPAICVKQDGPEQACLRCPVVYKIHVVNQGTATARNVVVENPVPDGYAHSSGQRVLTFTLGDMQPGEQKVITVEFCPLKRGRTTNIATVSYCGGHKNTASVTTVINEPCVQINVAGADWSYVCKPVEYVISVSNPGDLVLRDVMIEDTLSPGLTVIEASSGAQVSCNKVVWTLKELNPGESLQYKVLVRAQTPGQFTNNVMVKSCSDCGTCTSCAEATTYWKGVAATHMCVVDTCDPICVGENTVYRVCVTNRGSAEDTNVSLILKFSKELQPVSFSGPTKGTITGNTVVFDTLPKLGSKETVEFSVTLKAVSAGDARGEAILSSDTLTVPVSDTENTHIY from the coding sequence ATGAACAAACTCATCAGACGAGCAGTGACGATCTTCGCGGTGACTAGTGTGGCGAGTTTATTTGCTAGCGGGGTGTTAGAGACCTCTGTGGCAGAGTCTCTCTCTACAAACGTTATTAGCCTAGCTGACACCAAAGCGAAAGAGCACGTTGCTCAAAAAGGGAAAAAAGGGAAAAAATCTCATCACAAAGAGAACCCTATAATCCGTAAAGAAATTGCCCCAGTTCGTGAGCCTAGAGCCTCGGAACCTAAGCAAGATTCTTGCTTCGGCAGAATGTATACAGTTAAAGTTAATGATGATCGTAATGTTGAAATCATACAAGCTGTTCCTGAATATGCTACAGTAGGATCTCCATATCCTATTGAAATTACTGCTGTAGGGAAAAGAGATTGTGTTGATGTCATCATTACACAACAATTGCCATGTGAAGCAGAATTTGTTAGTAGTGATCCAATGACTACTCCCACTACTGATGGTAAGTTAGTTTGGAAAATAGATCGTCTAGGACAAGGCGAAAGAAGTAAAATCACTGTATGGGTGAAACCTCTTAAAGAAGGATGCTGCTTTACTGCTGCAACCGTTTGTGCTTGTCCAGAGGTTCGTTCCGTTACGAAATGTGGACAGCCTGCTATTTGTGTAAAACAGGATGGTCCTGAGCAAGCTTGTTTGCGTTGTCCAGTAGTTTACAAAATCCATGTAGTTAACCAAGGAACAGCAACAGCTCGTAATGTTGTTGTAGAAAATCCTGTTCCAGATGGTTATGCGCATTCTTCAGGACAACGTGTACTCACGTTCACTCTTGGGGATATGCAACCAGGAGAGCAGAAGGTAATCACTGTTGAGTTTTGCCCACTTAAACGTGGTCGTACTACAAATATTGCGACAGTTTCTTATTGTGGGGGACACAAAAATACGGCTAGCGTAACAACTGTAATTAACGAGCCTTGCGTACAAATTAATGTTGCGGGAGCAGACTGGTCTTATGTTTGTAAGCCTGTAGAGTATGTGATTTCTGTTTCCAATCCTGGAGATCTTGTTTTGCGAGATGTCATGATTGAAGATACTCTTTCTCCTGGGTTAACTGTGATTGAGGCTTCTTCTGGAGCTCAAGTCTCTTGCAATAAAGTTGTTTGGACTTTGAAAGAACTCAATCCTGGAGAATCTTTACAATACAAGGTTTTGGTAAGAGCGCAAACTCCTGGACAGTTCACAAATAATGTCATGGTCAAGAGTTGCTCTGATTGTGGTACTTGCACATCTTGTGCAGAAGCAACTACTTACTGGAAAGGTGTTGCTGCTACTCATATGTGTGTAGTCGATACTTGTGATCCTATCTGTGTAGGAGAAAATACAGTTTACCGTGTCTGCGTGACAAACCGAGGTTCTGCAGAAGATACTAACGTTTCTTTAATTTTGAAATTCTCCAAAGAATTACAACCAGTATCTTTCTCTGGACCAACGAAAGGCACGATCACAGGTAACACTGTTGTATTCGATACATTACCTAAACTAGGTTCTAAGGAAACTGTAGAGTTTTCTGTAACATTGAAGGCTGTATCTGCGGGGGATGCTCGTGGAGAGGCGATTCTCTCTTCCGATACTCTAACAGTCCCCGTGTCTGATACAGAAAATACACACATTTATTAA
- a CDS encoding cysteine-rich outer membrane protein: MSVEPVIPGVASPNSEQTISNETTQTKSAKSCIVEFLSSTAFKVGLVVLGILLVMASIASMVFVAPPVVSMASMIYLAIPAILGCVNICVGILSMEGYCSPTKWMFCKKVLKTSEDLLDDGKLNDSNKIFTEQRLDEIGNIIEATSSRRNSLVS; the protein is encoded by the coding sequence ATGAGCGTTGAGCCCGTTATTCCTGGAGTCGCATCTCCTAATTCAGAGCAAACTATTTCTAATGAGACTACTCAAACGAAATCAGCAAAGAGTTGTATAGTAGAGTTTCTGTCCTCGACAGCATTTAAGGTAGGATTAGTAGTTTTAGGGATACTTTTAGTGATGGCAAGTATCGCATCGATGGTATTTGTAGCTCCACCAGTGGTTTCTATGGCTAGTATGATTTACTTAGCTATTCCTGCTATTTTAGGGTGTGTAAATATTTGCGTGGGGATTCTGTCTATGGAAGGATATTGTTCTCCAACAAAATGGATGTTTTGTAAAAAGGTTCTAAAAACTTCAGAGGATCTTCTAGATGATGGTAAGCTAAATGATTCCAATAAAATTTTTACGGAGCAGCGTTTAGATGAGATAGGAAATATTATTGAGGCTACATCATCTCGGAGAAATAGTTTGGTGAGCTAG
- a CDS encoding S41 family peptidase, with translation MMRLARFCLLVLTLFPQFSFSAELLRQTDVRKTIEKLVEHHIDTKQISPYILSRSLEDYVRAFDSHKAYLTKDEVLAHAFSEEATHPLFREYQEDNFSSFRALNTCIQQGIARAKEWRSVWLANAVRVIQDANSHIIEKKPTTWASSIEELKKRQYDLLLSFASVYLEDTAKNRYQGKEYALVKLCIRQIENHENPYIGINDHGHKMSPEEEANSFHIRIIKAIAHSLDAHTAYFSKEEALSMRAQLEKGMCGIGVVLKEDIDGVVVKEILPGGPAEKTGSLRVGDIIYRVNGKNIENMPFPGVLDSLRGSLGSSVTLDIHRQDNDHVIHLRREKILLESRRVDVSYEPYGDGVIGKITLHSFYEGDNQISSEHDLRRAIRELQEKNLLGLVLDIRENTGGFLSQAIKVSGLFLTNGVVVVSRYADGSVKRYRTISPQKFYDGPLAVLVSKSSASAAEIVAQTLQDYGVALIVGDRQTYGKGTIQHQTITGNDTQEDFFKVTVGRYYSPSGKSTQLEGVKSDIIIPSRYAEENLGERFLEYALPADQYENVLNDNLRDLDINIRPWFQKYYSPHLQKPELIWREMIPQLAQNSQERLEKNKNFETFLQCLKKIDKQEKSFGSNDLQMEETVNIVKDMIFLKTSLKASVQ, from the coding sequence ATGATGAGACTCGCTCGTTTTTGTCTTCTAGTCTTAACCTTATTTCCTCAATTTTCGTTTTCTGCAGAACTTCTTAGGCAAACAGATGTCCGCAAAACCATAGAAAAACTTGTTGAACATCACATAGATACGAAGCAAATCTCTCCTTATATACTTTCTCGCTCTTTAGAAGATTATGTCCGTGCTTTTGACTCTCATAAAGCATACCTCACCAAAGATGAGGTTCTAGCTCATGCTTTCTCGGAAGAAGCAACTCATCCTTTATTTAGGGAATATCAAGAAGACAATTTTTCTTCTTTTCGAGCACTAAATACCTGTATCCAACAGGGAATTGCCCGAGCGAAGGAATGGAGATCCGTATGGTTAGCCAATGCAGTACGAGTCATTCAGGATGCCAATTCCCATATAATCGAGAAAAAACCTACTACTTGGGCCTCTTCAATTGAAGAACTGAAGAAGAGACAATATGATCTTCTTCTTTCCTTTGCATCAGTATATTTGGAAGATACTGCAAAAAATCGCTACCAAGGAAAAGAATATGCTTTAGTGAAACTTTGTATTCGCCAGATTGAAAATCATGAAAATCCTTACATTGGCATTAATGATCATGGCCACAAGATGTCTCCTGAAGAAGAAGCTAATAGCTTCCATATTCGTATTATCAAAGCCATTGCGCACAGCTTAGACGCCCATACCGCCTACTTCAGCAAAGAAGAAGCCCTATCGATGCGAGCACAGCTAGAAAAGGGTATGTGTGGCATAGGCGTCGTTCTTAAAGAAGATATTGATGGAGTCGTTGTTAAAGAAATTCTTCCTGGAGGCCCAGCTGAGAAAACAGGAAGTCTCCGTGTTGGAGATATTATTTACCGTGTTAATGGGAAAAATATAGAAAATATGCCATTCCCCGGAGTTTTGGATTCTTTACGAGGATCCCTAGGTTCCTCAGTTACTCTGGATATTCACCGACAGGATAATGATCATGTCATTCACTTACGCCGCGAAAAAATTCTATTAGAAAGTCGTCGTGTTGACGTATCTTATGAACCTTACGGAGACGGAGTTATCGGAAAAATAACATTACACTCTTTTTACGAAGGAGATAACCAGATATCAAGTGAACATGACTTACGGAGAGCTATTCGAGAACTACAAGAAAAAAACCTTCTTGGATTAGTTCTTGATATCCGAGAAAATACTGGTGGATTTTTATCTCAAGCCATCAAAGTTTCCGGTTTATTTTTGACCAATGGCGTTGTGGTTGTCTCTCGATACGCAGATGGGTCTGTAAAACGCTATCGCACTATTTCTCCCCAAAAATTTTATGACGGTCCTTTAGCTGTCTTGGTTTCAAAAAGTTCTGCCTCCGCAGCAGAAATTGTTGCACAAACACTTCAAGACTATGGTGTAGCACTTATTGTCGGCGATCGGCAAACGTATGGGAAAGGAACTATTCAGCATCAAACCATTACAGGAAACGATACTCAGGAAGATTTTTTTAAAGTAACTGTAGGAAGATATTATTCTCCTTCAGGGAAATCAACACAACTCGAAGGAGTTAAATCAGACATAATCATTCCTTCTCGTTATGCAGAAGAAAATCTCGGAGAACGTTTTTTAGAATACGCTCTTCCCGCTGATCAATATGAGAATGTTTTAAACGACAACCTGAGAGATCTAGACATCAACATTCGTCCCTGGTTCCAAAAATATTATTCTCCACATTTACAAAAACCAGAGCTAATTTGGCGAGAAATGATTCCTCAGCTTGCACAAAACAGCCAAGAACGGCTTGAAAAAAATAAAAATTTCGAAACATTTCTTCAATGTTTGAAGAAAATAGATAAACAAGAAAAATCTTTTGGCAGTAACGATCTACAAATGGAAGAGACTGTCAATATCGTCAAAGATATGATTTTCCTAAAAACCTCTTTAAAAGCTTCAGTTCAATAA
- the rpsL gene encoding 30S ribosomal protein S12, whose protein sequence is MPTINQLIRKKRQSGATRKKSPALQKSPQKRGVCLQVKTKTPKKPNSALRKVAWVRLSNGQEVIAYIGGEGHNLQEHSIVLVQGGRVKDLPGVRYHIVRGALDCAAVKNRRQSRSRYGAKRPK, encoded by the coding sequence ATGCCGACGATTAATCAGTTAATACGTAAGAAGCGTCAGTCTGGCGCAACGAGAAAAAAATCTCCAGCTTTACAAAAATCTCCTCAAAAAAGGGGAGTCTGTCTTCAAGTAAAAACTAAAACTCCGAAGAAGCCTAACTCCGCATTGCGTAAGGTTGCTTGGGTTCGGTTATCTAATGGACAAGAGGTGATCGCCTACATTGGTGGGGAAGGTCATAACTTGCAAGAGCACAGTATCGTTTTAGTTCAAGGCGGGAGAGTTAAAGATTTGCCAGGGGTGCGTTATCACATTGTGCGAGGAGCCTTGGATTGTGCTGCTGTAAAAAATAGAAGACAGAGTCGTTCCCGTTACGGCGCGAAGCGTCCTAAGTAG
- the rpsG gene encoding 30S ribosomal protein S7, with protein MSRRHAAEKKVIPGDPVYGSVVLERFINKVMLHGKKSIARKIVYGALERFAKRLGLENPLEGFEEALENAKPILEVRSRRVGGATYQVPVEVAPDRRSCLAMQWIIKHARSKPGKCMEVGLANELIDCFNKQGATIKKREDTHRMAEANKAFAHYKW; from the coding sequence ATGTCAAGACGACATGCGGCTGAGAAGAAGGTCATTCCGGGCGATCCTGTTTACGGGAGCGTAGTCTTAGAAAGATTTATTAACAAAGTAATGTTGCACGGTAAAAAGAGCATAGCCAGGAAAATTGTTTATGGGGCTCTTGAGCGTTTTGCTAAAAGATTGGGATTAGAAAATCCTTTAGAAGGGTTTGAGGAAGCTTTGGAGAATGCCAAGCCTATCCTTGAAGTTCGCTCCCGCAGAGTTGGTGGTGCTACCTATCAAGTTCCTGTTGAGGTAGCTCCTGATAGAAGAAGCTGTCTTGCTATGCAGTGGATTATTAAGCATGCGCGCTCTAAGCCAGGAAAGTGCATGGAGGTCGGCCTAGCTAATGAGCTGATTGACTGCTTTAATAAACAGGGTGCTACGATTAAGAAACGCGAGGACACCCATCGCATGGCTGAGGCAAATAAAGCATTTGCTCATTACAAATGGTAA
- the fusA gene encoding elongation factor G gives MSDQEFGLDAIRNIGIMAHIDAGKTTTTERILFYAGRTHKIGEVHEGGATMDWMEQEQERGITITSAATTVFWLGAKINIIDTPGHVDFTIEVERSLRVLDGAVAVFDAVSGVEPQSETVWRQANKYGVPRIAFVNKMDRMGANYFGAVESMREKLGANAIPVHCPIGSESQFVGMVDLISQKALYFLEETLGAKWEEREIPEDLQEQCAALRMQLLEELATVDEGNEAFMEKVLEDPNSITEEEIHTVMRKGVISGKINPVLCGSAFKNKGVQQLLDVIVKWLPSPLDRGDVRGINLKTGEEISLKPSKDGPLAALAFKIMTDPYVGRITFIRIYSGTLKKGSAILNSTKDKKERISRLLEMHANERTDRDEFTVGDIGACVGLKFSVTGDTLCEENQEIVLERIEAPEPVIDMAIEPKSKGDREKLAQALSALSEEDPTFRVSTNEETGQTIISGMGELHLDILRDRMIREFKVEANVGKPQVSYKETITKVSNSETKYVKQSGGRGQYAHVCLEIEPNEPGKGNEVVSKIVGGVIPKEYIPAVIKGVEEGLNSGVLAGYGLVDIKVSIVFGSYHEVDSSEMAFKICGSMAVKEACRKALPVILEPIMKVTIVTPEDHLGDVIGDLNRRRGKILGQESSRNMAQVSAEVPLSEMFGYMTSLRSLTSGRATSTMEPAFFAKVPQKIQEEIVKK, from the coding sequence ATGAGCGATCAAGAGTTCGGTTTAGACGCGATTAGAAATATCGGTATCATGGCGCATATCGATGCAGGTAAGACAACAACAACAGAGCGAATTCTTTTCTACGCGGGAAGAACTCATAAGATCGGGGAGGTCCACGAGGGCGGTGCGACCATGGACTGGATGGAGCAGGAGCAAGAAAGGGGGATTACCATTACCTCGGCTGCTACAACAGTGTTTTGGTTGGGAGCAAAGATCAATATCATAGATACTCCAGGGCACGTTGATTTCACCATCGAGGTGGAGCGTTCTTTACGAGTTTTAGATGGAGCCGTTGCTGTTTTTGATGCGGTTTCTGGAGTCGAACCACAGTCCGAGACTGTTTGGAGACAGGCAAATAAGTATGGTGTTCCGCGGATTGCTTTTGTGAATAAAATGGACCGTATGGGAGCCAATTACTTTGGCGCCGTTGAGTCTATGAGAGAAAAGCTCGGTGCGAATGCTATTCCTGTTCATTGTCCAATTGGCTCGGAAAGTCAGTTTGTCGGGATGGTAGATTTAATTTCCCAAAAGGCTCTTTACTTTTTAGAAGAGACGTTGGGGGCTAAATGGGAAGAGCGTGAAATTCCGGAAGATCTTCAAGAGCAGTGTGCAGCACTGCGAATGCAGCTACTAGAAGAGTTGGCTACAGTTGATGAAGGCAATGAAGCCTTTATGGAAAAGGTTCTGGAGGATCCAAATTCTATTACTGAAGAAGAGATCCATACGGTAATGCGCAAAGGAGTCATCAGTGGTAAAATTAATCCCGTCCTTTGTGGAAGTGCTTTTAAAAATAAAGGTGTTCAACAGCTTCTCGATGTGATTGTGAAGTGGTTGCCTTCTCCACTTGATCGTGGTGATGTTCGCGGGATTAATTTGAAGACTGGAGAAGAGATTTCTTTGAAGCCTTCGAAAGATGGCCCTTTGGCAGCATTAGCGTTCAAGATTATGACGGATCCGTATGTTGGACGTATTACTTTCATTCGTATTTACTCCGGGACATTGAAGAAAGGATCCGCTATTCTTAATTCCACTAAAGATAAGAAAGAGCGTATTTCTAGATTGCTGGAGATGCATGCTAATGAGCGGACCGATAGAGATGAGTTTACTGTCGGGGACATTGGGGCATGTGTGGGGCTCAAGTTCTCTGTGACAGGAGATACTTTGTGTGAAGAAAATCAGGAGATTGTGTTAGAGCGTATTGAAGCTCCTGAACCTGTAATTGACATGGCAATTGAGCCTAAATCTAAGGGAGATAGAGAGAAGTTAGCTCAAGCTTTGAGTGCTTTATCTGAGGAAGATCCTACTTTCCGAGTCTCTACTAATGAAGAGACTGGCCAGACGATTATTTCTGGGATGGGAGAGCTACACCTTGATATTCTTCGCGATCGTATGATTCGAGAATTTAAAGTTGAAGCTAATGTCGGTAAACCACAGGTTTCTTATAAAGAGACTATTACGAAGGTAAGTAATAGTGAGACAAAATACGTCAAACAGTCTGGTGGTAGAGGGCAGTATGCTCACGTTTGCTTAGAAATTGAGCCAAATGAGCCTGGTAAAGGGAACGAGGTTGTCAGCAAGATTGTTGGAGGAGTAATTCCTAAAGAGTATATCCCAGCAGTAATCAAAGGGGTTGAAGAGGGATTGAATTCTGGAGTCTTAGCTGGATATGGTTTAGTCGATATTAAGGTAAGTATCGTATTTGGGTCTTACCATGAAGTAGATTCTAGCGAAATGGCCTTTAAGATTTGTGGTTCAATGGCTGTTAAAGAAGCTTGTAGAAAAGCTCTTCCTGTAATTCTAGAGCCTATTATGAAAGTGACAATTGTGACTCCAGAGGATCATTTAGGTGATGTGATTGGGGATTTAAACCGTCGTAGAGGTAAGATTTTAGGGCAGGAATCTTCCAGAAATATGGCACAGGTCAGTGCAGAGGTCCCTTTGAGTGAGATGTTTGGCTACATGACCTCGCTGCGATCGTTAACTTCTGGTCGAGCTACGTCGACTATGGAACCTGCATTTTTTGCTAAAGTTCCTCAGAAAATTCAAGAAGAGATTGTTAAGAAGTAA
- the rpsJ gene encoding 30S ribosomal protein S10, producing the protein MKQQKQRIRIRLKGFDQGQLDQSTANIVETAKRTGARVVGPIPLPTKREVYTVLRSPHVDKKSREQFEIRTHKRLIDILDPTGKTIDALKMLSLPAGVDIKIKAA; encoded by the coding sequence ATGAAGCAGCAAAAACAAAGAATTCGGATTCGCTTGAAAGGTTTTGATCAGGGACAGCTCGATCAGTCTACAGCAAATATTGTTGAGACTGCTAAAAGAACTGGGGCTCGTGTTGTTGGTCCAATTCCTTTGCCAACGAAGAGAGAGGTATATACAGTTTTGCGCTCTCCTCATGTGGATAAAAAATCTCGTGAGCAGTTCGAAATCCGCACTCACAAACGCTTGATCGATATTTTAGATCCTACAGGAAAAACGATAGATGCTTTGAAGATGTTGTCTTTGCCTGCTGGTGTCGATATTAAGATTAAGGCTGCTTAA
- a CDS encoding sulfite reductase flavoprotein subunit alpha: MSLFTKFKAQWMTLYSRELCPSDWEEKQGLSDPVFRILCNHPGMNYKVGDALGVFPTNPLSLVDSVLTALRYDPSVSVISRHIDDFMSIQEFLISYVDLDKIPKSLRLFFPEDLEDSWSLAEAILFYQPQIPLEMFVSSVMPLLPRFYSIASAPTSLDKEIELLVRCVSFPGKIQLRYGLCSAFLCKDLHQGEAFRGFIQSTKHFTLEQKQFGKPLVMIGAGTGIAPYKGFLQHRLYSQDPGKNILFFGERFEKDNFYYRDFLKELVVSDKLKLFTAFSRDSESKVYVQDVIEQQKELIQESYEQGAFFFVCGKKVLGSEIKHTLGSILGQEILKELILQKRLVLDVY, from the coding sequence ATGTCTTTATTTACTAAATTTAAAGCTCAGTGGATGACTTTGTATTCGCGTGAGCTTTGCCCTTCAGACTGGGAAGAAAAACAGGGTCTTTCGGATCCTGTTTTTCGGATTTTGTGTAATCATCCTGGTATGAACTATAAAGTTGGGGACGCTCTGGGCGTTTTCCCGACAAATCCTCTTTCTTTGGTTGATTCTGTATTAACCGCTCTACGGTATGATCCTAGTGTCTCTGTGATTTCTCGGCATATAGACGACTTTATGTCTATCCAGGAATTTTTGATCAGTTACGTAGATCTCGATAAAATTCCAAAATCTTTAAGACTGTTTTTCCCTGAAGATTTGGAAGACTCATGGTCATTGGCTGAGGCTATCCTATTTTATCAACCGCAAATTCCTCTGGAGATGTTTGTTTCTAGTGTAATGCCTCTGTTGCCTAGATTTTATTCTATAGCATCTGCGCCAACAAGTTTGGATAAAGAAATAGAATTACTGGTTCGTTGTGTAAGCTTCCCTGGGAAAATACAACTTCGTTATGGGTTGTGCTCAGCTTTTTTGTGTAAGGATTTGCACCAGGGAGAAGCTTTTCGTGGATTTATACAATCAACGAAACATTTTACCTTGGAACAGAAACAATTTGGAAAACCTTTAGTTATGATTGGAGCAGGGACCGGCATTGCGCCATATAAAGGTTTTTTACAACATAGGCTATATTCTCAGGATCCTGGTAAGAATATTTTATTCTTTGGAGAACGGTTTGAAAAAGATAATTTTTATTATCGGGATTTTTTAAAAGAGCTGGTCGTTTCTGATAAGTTGAAATTGTTTACTGCTTTTTCAAGAGATTCTGAGTCTAAAGTGTATGTACAGGATGTGATTGAACAGCAAAAAGAGCTAATTCAAGAAAGCTATGAACAAGGCGCGTTTTTCTTTGTATGTGGGAAAAAGGTCCTTGGTTCTGAGATCAAGCACACATTAGGGAGCATTTTAGGCCAAGAAATTTTGAAAGAGCTGATTTTGCAAAAACGATTAGTCTTAGACGTGTATTAA
- the ispF gene encoding 2-C-methyl-D-erythritol 2,4-cyclodiphosphate synthase: protein MTDNSSNFILPAPEWVYRVGIGQDSHRFLTKEDPKPCILGGVVFENTPGFDANSDGDVVFHAICNAFSSVTHVSILGGVADNLLKTQGITDSATYLREAVASLKPTQKVSHLAITVEGKRPKLLPKIPAMREKIANILEIPINSVNITATSGECLTEMGKGHGVQCLCILTVMEYCPC, encoded by the coding sequence ATGACTGATAATTCTTCTAACTTTATTCTTCCAGCTCCTGAGTGGGTGTATCGCGTAGGTATTGGTCAAGACAGTCATCGCTTTCTTACCAAAGAAGATCCAAAACCGTGTATTTTAGGTGGGGTTGTTTTTGAGAATACCCCAGGGTTTGACGCAAATTCAGATGGAGATGTCGTCTTTCATGCTATTTGTAATGCTTTTTCATCTGTAACTCATGTAAGCATTTTGGGAGGGGTCGCAGATAATTTATTAAAAACACAAGGGATTACTGACAGCGCTACTTACTTGAGAGAAGCTGTGGCGTCTTTAAAACCTACACAAAAAGTCTCACATCTAGCCATTACTGTAGAAGGGAAACGCCCAAAACTACTTCCCAAAATACCTGCTATGCGAGAAAAAATAGCCAATATACTAGAGATCCCTATAAACTCTGTTAACATCACAGCCACTTCTGGAGAATGTTTAACAGAAATGGGTAAAGGACATGGCGTACAATGTCTCTGTATATTGACAGTCATGGAATATTGTCCATGTTAA
- a CDS encoding uroporphyrinogen-III synthase: MPLYLGLNPLSAKRFSATFQPIIRIIPFSKQAPQIRRARKFLVSASYILLTSPSSTDCFFSSIRKKILLPSLINKNFVTIGETTSSRLRVYLPKAKITQCEFPQAEAFLPILSSLPKNSSLLYPHSSLSRPVIRSFLETLPQPFFAYPHYTVKAVKLSLKIFIPHKTIILTSPSIVRAYAELFPLLPNKEHWCLGEVSASEFKKIFHCSPSKILFSAKKFSYCESQ; encoded by the coding sequence ATGCCACTTTATCTAGGTCTCAATCCATTATCTGCTAAACGATTTTCTGCTACTTTTCAACCTATTATTCGTATAATTCCTTTCTCTAAACAGGCTCCTCAAATACGTCGAGCAAGAAAATTTCTCGTATCCGCTTCCTATATTTTGTTAACAAGTCCTTCATCAACAGATTGTTTTTTTTCTTCTATTAGAAAAAAAATCCTCTTACCAAGCCTTATCAACAAAAATTTTGTCACAATTGGAGAAACCACCTCTTCTAGACTGCGAGTCTATCTTCCTAAAGCTAAAATTACGCAGTGCGAGTTCCCTCAAGCAGAAGCCTTTCTTCCTATCTTGTCCTCCCTTCCTAAAAACTCTTCTTTGCTTTATCCCCATTCTTCTTTATCTAGACCTGTCATTCGTTCTTTTCTTGAGACACTTCCACAGCCTTTCTTTGCCTATCCTCACTACACTGTAAAAGCTGTTAAACTTTCTCTAAAAATTTTTATCCCGCATAAAACCATTATTCTCACAAGCCCTTCAATCGTTCGAGCATATGCAGAACTATTTCCCCTTCTTCCTAATAAAGAACATTGGTGTCTAGGAGAAGTTAGTGCTTCGGAATTCAAGAAAATTTTCCACTGCTCTCCTTCTAAAATCCTTTTCTCAGCAAAAAAGTTCTCTTATTGTGAATCACAATGA